One Heptranchias perlo isolate sHepPer1 chromosome 2, sHepPer1.hap1, whole genome shotgun sequence DNA segment encodes these proteins:
- the LOC137332170 gene encoding interleukin-6-like, giving the protein MSSLQMYNMELPQLVKEDSCFKRGFQKENCLTKVVKGLHEYKKYLLFVNQWIGDEKQQVNLMLVSMKNLSDLLVLQSKIQESITQHQHKGAFIPDTPPKSVWNKQLKIHVILRNFALFMESTVRAIRFMKLTPTAV; this is encoded by the exons ATGAGTTCACTGCAGATGTACAACATGGAGCTGCCACAACTTGTGAAAGAAGACAGTTGTTTCAAGAGGGGTTTCCAAAAG GAAAACTGTTTGACAAAGGTTGTCAAGGGCCTTCATGAATACAAAAAGTATCTATTATTTGTGAATCAATGGATTGGGGATGAAAAGCAGCAAGTGAACTTAATGCTGGTCAGCATGAAAAATCTctctgatttacttgtacttcag AGCAAGATTCAAGAAAGTATTACACAACACCAGCACAAGGGGGCTTTTATTCCAGACACGCCTCCTAAAAGTGTCTGGAATAAGCAATTGAAAATTCACGTGATTCTTAGAAACTTTGCTCTCTTTATGGAGAGTACAGTTCGAGCCATTCGATTCATGAAATTAACCCCTACAGCTGTTTAA